Part of the Candidatus Goldiibacteriota bacterium genome, GCCTCTTTTATGTTGTTTTCTATGATTGATTTTGTCACCGCTGACAGCATAAGCAGGTTATCAGCATAAACTTCAGCCATATATTTCATATTGTATTCAATTCCCCCCACCCTGGCCGCTAAGTGCATTACCATATCCTGCCCTTTAAAATTTTCAATTACCTGCTTATAATCAAAAAGATCTGTCTTTAAAAATCTTATTTTATCTTTAAACACGCTTGAAGATATGTGCCCTTCGTTTATATCGGCTGATGTAACTAGTGCCCCGGCTTCACACAGCGCTTCACAAAGGTGAGAACCGATAAATCCCCCGCCGCCGGTTACTGTTACTTTCTTGTCCTTCCAGAATGAAGACATATCTACCCCCGCTATTTTAAAGCAGCGTCAAATGCCGCTTCTATTATTTTAATGTCCTCTTTTTCTATATACTGGTGGCAGCCGATATAAAAACCGTTGCTTCCGATAAATTCTGCCTCAGGTAATTTTCCATCATATCCGCCTTTAAGATATTCATACGCGGGCTGCTGTGTAGGAATACACCCGAACAACGGCCGGCTTTCCACATTATTCTTTGCAAGTTTTATACGCAGGTCGCGCCTGCTGATTTTTGCTGATTTTTTTATAACTAAAGGATAAGCCAGATAACTTACATTTTCCATATATTCCGGCAGCCTGAATACATCTTCATATTTTTTCAGAACAGTATTTATCGCTTTAATATTATCCCTGCGCTTTTCCATTATTTCATCAAACCGCTTTAACTGCAATAAACCAAGCGCGGCGGTAAATTCCATTGTCTTAAAGTTATACCCAATCAGGTTATGCGTGAACCTTGGGTCCATATCGCGTTCATCTTTTGGTTCGTGCGGGCATATGCCGTCATTTCTGGTGCATACAAGGCAGTCGCAGACCCTTCCATTTGCCTTTATCTGCCTTACCAGGCGCGCAAGGGCTGTATCATTGGTTGTCACCGCGCCCATTTCACCAACCTGAATATTATGGGCTATATAGAAAGAGTAATCCGCGAGGATAGAGAAGTTACCGACGTTTACGCCGTTAATTTTTGTGCCGTGTGCCTGCGCGGCGTCTTCAAAAACAAGCAGGCCGTATTTTGCAGCTATTTCATTTATTTTAATCATGTCACACGGATATCCCATAAGGTGCACCGGAAGTATAAGCGAACACTTATCCGCGCCTTCGCGTTTTATTGTTTCTTCTATCTGGTCAGGCCCAATGTTCAGAGTACCCGGTTCAATATCCGCAAATACCGGCTTTAACCCCGCAAGCACAATAGCGCTTACCGTGGATATGTATGTGACAGGGGTTGTAATAACACTGCTGCCTTTTTTTATTTTACCCGAATAAATCAGGGCAAGCAACCCGGCTATAAGCGCTGACGTGCCTGACGATACCGCTATGCTGTGGCGTACGCCTATTTTTTCGGCGAATTCCCGTTCAAACTGCTTTACATTTTTTCCTTCGGAAATATGCCCTGAATCCAAAACCGCGTTTATAGCGGCTTTTTCTTCCGGCCCTATTTTCATGTCTCCCACGTGTATCATTATATGGCTCCTGTTATTTATTTACACCAGCTTCCTTTAAATCGGCATCCACCATAATTTTCACAAGTTCCTTAAAATTTGTTTTTGGAACCCATCCAAGCTTTTCTTTAGCTTTTGTGGCATCGCCTATCAAAAGGTCAACTTCAGCCGGACGGAAATAACGCGGGTCTATTTCAACATATTTATTCCAGTCAAGCCCGGCATATGAAAATGCTTCCTGCAGAAATTCTTTAACTGAATGGGTTTCTCCGGTTGCTATTACATAGTCTTCCGGTTTATCCTGCTGCAGCATAAGCCACATAGCTTCAACGTAATCTTTCGCGTAACCCCAGTCCCTTTTAGCGTCCAGATTTCCCAAAAACAGTTTGTCCTGTTTTTTAGCGGCTATATTTGCCACTGCTTTTGTTATTTTTTTTGTTACAAATGTGCCTCCTCTTCTGGGGCTTTCGTGGTTGAACAGGATGCCATTGCACGCAAACATATTATAACTTTCCCTGTAATTTACCGTCATCCAGTATGCGTACAATTTTGCGGCGCCATAAGGGCTGCGCGGATAAAAAGGCGTGGTCTCTTTCTGCGGTACTTCCTGAACAAGGCCGTACAATTCACTTGATGACGCCTGATAAAATTTAGTGTTTATCTGCGTTTCTCTGACAGCTTCAAGCAGCCTTGTAGTGCCTATTCCCGTTACATCCCCCGTATAAACCGGTATATCAAAACTTACCCTTACATGGCTCTGAGCGCCAAGATTGTATATTTCATCAGGTTTTATTTTTTCCAGC contains:
- a CDS encoding DegT/DnrJ/EryC1/StrS family aminotransferase, which codes for MIHVGDMKIGPEEKAAINAVLDSGHISEGKNVKQFEREFAEKIGVRHSIAVSSGTSALIAGLLALIYSGKIKKGSSVITTPVTYISTVSAIVLAGLKPVFADIEPGTLNIGPDQIEETIKREGADKCSLILPVHLMGYPCDMIKINEIAAKYGLLVFEDAAQAHGTKINGVNVGNFSILADYSFYIAHNIQVGEMGAVTTNDTALARLVRQIKANGRVCDCLVCTRNDGICPHEPKDERDMDPRFTHNLIGYNFKTMEFTAALGLLQLKRFDEIMEKRRDNIKAINTVLKKYEDVFRLPEYMENVSYLAYPLVIKKSAKISRRDLRIKLAKNNVESRPLFGCIPTQQPAYEYLKGGYDGKLPEAEFIGSNGFYIGCHQYIEKEDIKIIEAAFDAALK
- the gmd gene encoding GDP-mannose 4,6-dehydratase, coding for MAKKAFITGITGQDGSYLTEFLISKGYEVHGIMRRSSAFNTERIDHLMGNEEIMNNKLFTYYGDLADGTNLSRLLEKIKPDEIYNLGAQSHVRVSFDIPVYTGDVTGIGTTRLLEAVRETQINTKFYQASSSELYGLVQEVPQKETTPFYPRSPYGAAKLYAYWMTVNYRESYNMFACNGILFNHESPRRGGTFVTKKITKAVANIAAKKQDKLFLGNLDAKRDWGYAKDYVEAMWLMLQQDKPEDYVIATGETHSVKEFLQEAFSYAGLDWNKYVEIDPRYFRPAEVDLLIGDATKAKEKLGWVPKTNFKELVKIMVDADLKEAGVNK